The following is a genomic window from Chanos chanos chromosome 1, fChaCha1.1, whole genome shotgun sequence.
gaaaaaaatgtctcattttctctttctttctctctctctctctctctttctctctctcactcacacacacacacacacacacacgcacacgagcACAGGGAAAGTTACATCCCAGAGTCGATCCACTAAAACTGCTTTACAAAACAATTTATGCACATCCAAGATCTGACCAAGCCTGTAAAAAAATCGAGCATAAATATAAATTAGATACATAAGtcaattccattttttttatattaatatttcattgcATGTTATTGTATACATTTGTTGTTATGACCTAAACTCAAAGTTTCATATGGGCACATTAAAAAGCTGTATCACAGTTATACTTGGCAGACAACGGATAAAAAAGCACCAGGCAAACGTACAGCCACTACTGAACAGATCAGCCCTGATGGGCGTGATCTTTTGAGCTAAAAGCAGAGATATTTTACCAATcaaaggaaacttttttttttctgtttgcattcagtCATATCTGAGATCGTATTTTCATCTGAGATCATAGGTTTGTAGTATaaagtgaatatgtgtatgcatggtctggctgcatgtgtgtgtatctgtgtgtgtgtaagggcgTGACagagagtatctgtgtgtgtgtgtgtgtgtgtgtgtgtgtgtgtgtgtgtgtgacagagagtgtttgtgtgtgtgtgtgtgtgcgtgtgtgtgtgtgtgtgtgtgtgtgtgtgtgtgataacatcACTGGTCTTTCTCATGCATTTGCTGCTGCATCTTCTCCAGCATCTCCTGCATTCTCttcagctgcaaaaaaaaaaaaaaaacccagaccatATAAACAGCTCAATACCCACAATGCCCAAGAGAACAAAACattgcatgcatttttttttcattttcgttTAATCTGATACTAATCACAATAAGGAAACCAATATCAAACCACAAAGCTAATAACATGCTACTCATGTCATCCGCATGAATATTTTTAATGCATATGCTGCACTATTATTCTATAAATGATATTGATTTCACACACCTCCTCGTCTTTCATCTTGATGAGTCTCTCGGTCTCTAGGTCAGGAGTGGGCAGAGGTAGGATGGGGATTGGACTGTCCATGCGATTATCCTGTGCCAGTTTACTAAAACACACGAAAACACAGCGTGGCATTCGCAATCATAAACCATACACTCGCATTCATACGATCATAAAATCACTAAAATATTAATCAAAGGGTAAAGATACAACTTCAAACAggttatgtacacacacacacacacacctggtcatCTCCTGTATGCAGTGGGCTCTGTAATTCTCGTAGTGAACGTCACAGGTCACATCCTTCAGGTCGTGCATATGAGAGCGAATCAGCATGTTCCTCAGTTTCACAAAGTCACAGTGTGATTGGTTCTCCACtgcatcacaacacacacagagtcacagagacacagagacagacacacacacacacacacacacgtgtaaaaaaaaagggcataAATACCATATAGGACACGAAACCATAAGTGAACCATTCATTATTTTGGAGTATAAAAATGTTGCGTGTAAACTGCGAGCTCTAAACTCTGTTCTTAGCTCCTTAAGCCATCAAGCATCCCACATCCACTCACCTTCCACAATGCCCCATGGGTAGAGACGCCCTCGAACACGCTGGCCTCTGGCTTCCACTACGGTATTGCTCCCAATCACAGCGAACGGTGTACATTCCTACAACCCAATCGACCAATCAGCCGGCACGGACATTCCCACAAAAAGACATATTGAGCAGAAGGTATCAACATCAACCAAGTTATTACCAAGTAGTATTAGCATGTGAGTAGAACCATGTTATGTTTATTTAGCATGAATCCTTGATAATGTTGAAATCCTCATTTGGTCTAACCTTCAGCTCTTTGTCCATCTGTTTAAACTCCTCATCTTCATCGGAGTCACATTCCGGAAACTGGTAGACTTTAATGCCGAACTTCTCGATCTCGTCTCGTACCTGAGACAGGAGGAGCGAGTGAGCGGACGCGGGAGGAGCGACAGGGGGGTAAAGGCTGATAAAACGCGAACGATTCGAGTCTTACCCTGTCTTTGAGTTTCTTGATTTCGTTGGGCGTGAGACAGTCTGCCTTAGCAATGAGTGGTACGATGTTGACCTTTTCATGCAGGGCCTTCATAAACTCCACGTCCACCGGCctcaaactgcacacacacatgcacacacacacacacacacacacacacacgcacgcacacaagccTATCACATACTGATATTCAAGTGAAATTGAAATAAGTGGCAGGTTTGCTTGTGGGAGTGGATGAATGTGAGtttgagggagaaagaaagagaacaagatggccagaaagaaaacaggacaaagagaaagCTAAACAGAGCATTTACGTACCCGTGTCCAAAGGGTGATATAAAGTAAAGACAGCAGTGGACTCTGTTATCCAGAATGTTTTTCCTGTTAAGTCCGCTCTCATCTCTGAAGTACTGTTCAAACTGCTGGTCAATGTAATCTGTGATGGGTTTCCAGCTATTTTAggcaaatacaaacacacacacacacacacacacacacacacacgcacataccaGATGGTCAGTGGAGCCATATTAGTATAAAGTACTGAACGACCGACTTTAAAGAATAAGACAGAGTACATGCTAACCATTCGTTGTTATTGACAGCATCTCCGAAGCCCGGTGTGTCAACAATGgtgagtttgagtttgactCCTTTCTCCTCAATGTCCACCGTGTGTTTAATGATCTCTACTGTCTGATTAATTCGCTCTGGGTGAGAGAGTCAATCAATTAgtgtacaaaaagaaaaaaaagcctacgGCACGCTATcatactgacattactgagtAGGTCGATAATAGACTGATTAGCTTTTAGGGTCAAAAAAAGGTCTCATCTATTACCTTATTTCACCAGCCCTGTATGTATATGGATGGATAAAGAGTTCCAGTAGGTTCTATGAAATCTCATTTTATTGGTATGGGTTGTCATGGTGATACAAACAGCCTGTGGTGATTGTTATGGTTGTGTAGGAGGGAGTGCTGTGATGGTGTGACCCCTTACCTTCTGCATTGAGTAGCTTTCTGTCTTTATACAGGTCTGTGAGGAAGAGGCTGTTCACTAGAGTAGATTTCCCCAAACCTGACtcacctagacacacacacacacacacacacacacgtgcaaaccCATGTTGTTTTCATGGATATTTTTCATACTTGTGCTGTTAAGTGTCAAGGTGTCAGCTAATGCTAACAACACTATAGCTTTTCATAATAGCAGACCCACCTGCCACCATGAGAGTGAAGTCAAAGCCTTTTTTCACAGACTTTCTATGCACCTGGTTAGGAAGTGTAGCAAAACCCACATACTGCTTAtcctacaggagagagagaacgagagagagagagagagagagagaaagaaatttctCATAACCAGATGCATATATGCATATtagaggcaaaaaaagaaagaaagaaagaaaaaaagaaaagaaaagaaaagaaaacatttaaaagcgGTGTCTGACATGTCTAAACAAATTCCATCTTCAAAGAGGGAATCCAATGGTTCAGTCATAACTGCCAAACTGAACAGATCCTCAGAATGTGTCATCGAGTGGAACTGACAGAGCTGATAAAGGAGATAATATCTCAAAGGAAGTCCATCTCATCTCCAGGGCGATGCTCAGTATCTTGACAAGCGTAATTTCATTCAGTGTCTAAAAACCCAAGAATCTCTTCACACTGGCCAGTCCCCGCAGAGAGCTCGAGCATTACTGGTTACTGGGCAAACAGTTTTAACggtaatacacacagacacacacacacacacacacacacacacacacacacacacacacacacacatacacaaacaaatacacacaggctAACAGAAGGCCTATTGAAAGAAACTGAATGGACTTCTTAATATTTATGCCAAACAATTTCCCGGTCCAGACTCCATATgctaaacacacattcactgaaccctgCAGTCCTCATGACTTGTCATGACAGCCTTCCGCTGTCTACCTCAGCCACAGCGGACCCACTGGCAGCCTCCTCCCAACATCTCTCAGCCTCCCCAGCTCACCCAAACCCACAGACAGCCACCTCCCGCCTCTCAGCCTCCCCAACTCACCCAAACCCACTGACAGCCCCCTCCCAACATCTCTCAGCCTCCCCAACTCACCCAAACCCACTGACAGCCACCTCCCACCTCTCAGGCTCCCCAACTCACCCAAACCCACTGACAGCCACCTCCCAACATCTCTCAGCCTCCCCAACTCACCCAAACCCACTGACAGCCTCCTCCCACCTCTCAGCCTCCCCAACTCACCCAAACCCACTGACAGCCTCCTCCCACCTCTCAGCCTCCCCAACTCACCCAAACCCACTGACAGCCACCTCCCACCTCTCAGCCTCCCCAACTCACCCAAACCCACTGACAGCCTCCTCCCAACATCTCTCAGCCTCCCCAACTCACCCAAACCCACTGGCAGCCACCTCCCACCTCTCAGCCTCCCCAACTCACCCAAACCCACTGACAGCCTtctcccaacatctctcagCCTCCCCAACTCACCCAAACCCACTGGCAGCCTCCTCCCGCCTCTCAGCCTCCCCAACTCACCCAAACCCACTGACAGCCTCCTCCCAACACCTCTCAGCCTCCCCAACTCACCCAAACCCACTGACAGCCTCCTCCCAACATCTCTCAGGCTCCCCAACTCACCCAAACCCACTGACAGCCTCCTCCCAACATCTCTCAGCCTCCCCAACTCACCCAAACCCACTGGCAGCCACCTCCCATCTCTCAGCCTCCCCAACTCACCCAAACCCACTGACAGCCTCTTCCCAACATCTCTCAGGCTCCCCAGCTCACCCAAACCCACTGACAGCCACCTCCCACCTCTCAGCCTCCCCAACTCACCCAAACCCACAGACAGCCACCTCCCAACATCTCTCAGCCTCCCCAACTCACCCAAACCCACTGACAGCCACCTCCCACCTCTCAGCCTCCCCAACTCACCCAAACCCACTGACAGCCTCCTCCCAACACCTCTCAGCCTCCCCAACTCACCCAAACCCACTGACAGCCTCCTCCCACCTCTCAGCCTCCCCAACTCACCCAAACCCACTGACAGCCTCCTCCCAACATCTCTCAGCCTCCCCAACTCACCCAAACCCACTGACAGCCTCCTCCCAACATCTCTCAGCCTCCCCAACTCACCCAAACCCACTGGCAGCCACCTCCCACCTCTCAGCCTCCCCAACTCACCCAAACCCACTGACAGCCTtctcccaacatctctcagCCTCCCCAACTCACCCAAACCCACTGGCAGCCTCCTCCCGCCTCTCAGCCTCCCCAACTCACCCAAACCCACTGACAGCCTCCTCCCAACACCTCTCAGCCTCCCCAACTCACCCAAACCCACTGACAGCCTCCTCCCAACATCTCTCAGGCTCCCCAACTCACCCAAACCCACTGACAGCCTCCTCCCAACATCTCTCAGGCTCCCAAACTCACCCAAACCCACTGACAGCCACCTCCCATCTCTCAGCCTCCCCAACTCACCCAAACCCACTGACAGCCACCTCCCACCTCTCAGCCTCCCCAACTCACCCAAACCCACTGACAGCCTCCTCCCAACATCTCTCAGCCTCCCCAACTCACCCAAACCCACTGACAGCCTCCTCCCAACATCTCTCAGGCTCCCCAACTCACCCAAACCCACTGACAGCCTCCTCCCATCTCTCAGCCTCCCCAACTCACCCAAACCCACTGACAGCCTCTTCCCAACATCTCTCAGGCTCCCCAGCTCACCCAAACCCACTGACAGCCTCCTCCCAACATCTCTCAGGCTCCCCAACTCACCCAAACCCACTGACAGCCTCCTCCCATCTCTCAGCCTCCCCAACTCACCCAAACCCACTGACAGCCTCTTCCCAACATCTCTCAGCCTCCCCAACTCACCCAAACCCACTGACAGCCACCTCCCACCTCTCAGCCTCCCCAACTCACCCAAAACTGACAACAGACAGCAGGAATGAGAGATATGATGAAGAAATGAGAGATCATGATATGAGTAATTCATAACACAtttgtacacatgcacactcgcgcgtgcacacacatacacgcgtgggcacacacacacacacagaaacacacacacacatacacacaaacacacacacatatatacacgcgtgggcgcgcacacacacacacaaacacacacacatacacacacacacacatatatacatgcgtgggcccacacacaaacacacatacacacacacacacacacacacatacgtgggcgcatgcacacacaaacaaacacacacacacatacacacaaacacacacacgtacatgcgtgggcgcacgcgcacacacacacacacacacacacagaattaaacacacatttttacatattttctctctctccctctctctctcacagaaacgcacacacacccactgaaTTAACAACAAATTTCTacatattcactctctctctcacactgtctctgtctcacacacacacacacacacacacacacgcacacatacatacaccaacTGAGACAACCTTCTGTCGTGCAGTTCTGACTCGAGGGCAAAGCAATCTCTCCACCAGCTTCTCTTGCAGAATCATGGCATCCATTCCCGCTCTCGCCTTGGCAACTAGTCCCCACGCAAAtcacaaaaccactccaaagaaaaaaaaaaaaaacaccccaagaCAGACTTTATCATCCAATCCTCCTTCACGTTTCTACTTCTCTCACTATTTTTCACCAACAGACGCAACTTCTCCAGTTTACCTTCACCCTTTTACTCTCCCGCCCCCGGCTACCCTCACACTGATCCGTGTTCAGACAGGTAAGGAGAGGAATTCTGTCTTGAAAGGGTCTGTGAGCAACGGTGGGGAGAAAAAgcaagaagaaaagagagagaaagggcagagagagagagagagagagagagagagagagagagagagagaaggacggGGAAACAAGGAAGCAATTTGGGGACAGGAAAGGAggagggttaaaaaaaataagggaATGAAgaactttcattcattcactcactcgttcctcctcctcctcctcctcctcctcctcctctttttccatgGAGGTAAATACAGAGTGGAGCTGAGGTGCTGAAAAATGCTGgactgtgtctatgtgtgtgtgtatgtgtgtgtgtgtgtgtgtgtaagagagagagagatagagtgagagagagtaagagagagagagccagacagacagacagacagacagacagagagagagagagagagagagactgacagacagacagagagagacagacagacagagtgatagagagagagagtcagagagagagacagacagacagagagacacgggaaagacagagagagacagagagagagagcgagaatgtGAGTCTGAATTTCCACACAGGAATATGAGTCTGCAGTCTGACTTTTTCCTGCTCTTAAATCACTATACATCTTCCACTCGTTTCAGCCAAatgaaggaggagggagaacgGAAGACTAGAATCTCAGTCACGACAACCATCTGATCTCGcaaaacacagctgtcagaacaaaaaaataaaacaacaaaagcccAGCGAAGAAACCCATCGCCACGTCTGCGCTGTCTGAAGCCAGCAGATGGAGTTCAACCGGCAAATAGGACACGGTTCGGCTCCATTAATCAATCGACCGGGCGAGTGGCGTCAAGGATTTGGGGGTGTCGAGAAAAGCATCTCACCTAAGGCTATGTCCGTTCCAGACTCTCAAGAGAAGACAGGAACCTGGCCGCCTGCACCCAGTGCGCCGCCAGCGATGGGAACTGCATCAACTGCATCAGCCCGCACCCCTAGCCCAACACCACCCACACAAAGCACAACCACCAGAACGTGCTAGCCGGGCCGCGTTCTATTCGACGTAGAGCGCGCGTTTTCTCCAGTAAACTCTTCAGACTCATTCTCAAGCCCTTGCACGTCCTTGTGCGTTTTGCACTTTCTCAAGAAAATATCTCATAAAGGATTTCCCAGCACAGCTAGTCCAGCTGCAAAACCGTTTTATGTCACGCTGGACTGGAGTCGTCCTCCTCTTTCCTTAACTAATTCTCCAACCGTGATAACACTCGCAGACTAATAATATATCTGACGTCCGATTGGCATCTATTGGTATTTTCAAAAATCCCGTTCGCTTGCTGCAGTATTATAGTCGGACACCAGAGGGCTCTGCAGCTTGAAGAGATCACAGAAATATGCTATGATGTGCACTGCGGGGTAAACTGTGTTGAATAAAAGAGattcatgaataaaacatgctTGACATGAGAAGTACATTGGCTTTCAATAGTCAGTCAACACAGCAAGCTCCCTCTGAAGCCTGaaaactcattcactcattcacactgacgctcatacacacacacacacacaaagtattttCTGGGACAGAATTATGAACTCCAGAGTGGGATATTTggcgaaacacacacacagacgcatgatATGACAGTTAAAGCAGCCAAACAAAGACTTGCTTTTCCAAACGATCAAACTAAACACCCACTGGTTTATTTCAATAGACTGGATTTTACTGGAAGAAAGCGGCAGGAGAGTCtatgagtgagagaaggagtgaaTATAAGAGTAAGTTAATCAATTTATCTATGACTGGTTGTGAATCTTCGTGCCCCATGGCTATGAagaagaggagtgagagagagagagagagaaagagagagagagaaagagagagagagagagagagagagagagagaaagtgatgaaTGGACATTAagggttgtgtgtctgtgtgtgtgtgcatgtgtgtgtgtggggggagtgTGAGTGCTGATCTGGGCACTTGGGGACTGGCTCCAGCTGCTCTTTGGGGGGGTCTGGGAGGGGTACGGCGTCTACGATGGAGAGagccttcttctctctctctaacatttACACTTTCAAATAAATGTGACTGATTTAACAACAGCTCCTCAAGTTCAGTCATTACAGAGAAATTCAGTACAATTATTGGGCCACGTCTGGGTTTAACATCCAACACAAAACTCACGCATAATCCACATACtagggtgtgtctgtgcgtctgtgctCCTGAAAGGGATCAAGGGGTGGTAATGGATTTGAGGTAGTAGGAGGGGGTTGGTATATCTGTTCTAGAAgacaagaggagaagaggagaagagaggagaggagaggggagggattCACCATTGAATGGAGAAGAACAGATGTCCCCATGTGACACAATAGCACTGGTTAGAAGAGCCCCcccctgcacacatacacacacagacacactgacgcacacactgacacactgacacacacacacactcacacactgacacacacacacacacacacacacatacacacacacactgtccagcTGCCATTTCCTATACGCCACCTGGGActgtgtgcatacatacactctcAGTTTTCTGGGTGTTAGTGAGAATTACGTAATCTGCCAAAAAAGGTTTTCCATCATTTCTGTCTGACTGCTCAATCAACTAAAGCTGTTTTAGCAAACAAATGTAATAACTGTTCATTATAAGTTTATTACAGTGGCACAGATCAGCTAAATTGAATAAAACTATTCTGAGCTGAAACAGGGCGACCCATCAATGACTCCAGGACAATGAGATCAGCAATCAGCGGTAAAACGATGACGTCATCatatcagacagagacagaggagagagcagagagacaaggagaagaGGTGAACCAAACCTCTCATCTCGAAACGAATAATGATATTATCATCAGCATCGCTTGTATCAGCAGAATTAGGCCAGTGCTCTCATTAAACCGTTATGGTAAATTTCTACAACACAGCTGTCTAAACCCTGAGCAAACCAGGGTTGTACAGCAGTGAACAAGGGTTATGAAGCACCAGCAACCTCTAGAAGGGGAAAAGTCTTTGTCTTAGGTCTGGTGTCTAAGGTGTAAAAATCAACTGATCACACATTGTGCTACAGCAAGTGCTTCTAATGTTTGCCTAAACCCCTGTAAAGTTTCTTGTGAAGATGGGCTGAgaggtgcgcgtgtgtgtgtggttttaacaAGTCGTAGACATGAGATTTGATGATATATGAACACCCTGACCATTATGCTGTCATGAACTTCTGCAAGACATCCTCTCTCCTACACATGCATTCTACTCCCAACTCATTGTATACACCAAATACAGTAGAGCTGTAtgtcagccacacacacacacacacacacacacacacatacactttccaTACAACACTCTTTTTTCGCCCTGTAGCGTAGAGCATGTTTAttataacacactcacatactttCAAGAGCAAACCATCATGAACGTGACAATATGTCTGCGTGTCCGTATTTTATCCCATGCGCCATGAAGACGATTCGACCTTTATCTTGACAGGCCGTTGTCTGGCACAAACCTAATAACTACTTTGACCACTGACATCCACTGAGCAGCCAAACCAACACAGtcaatgcatacacacacaaacacacactcacacacacacacacaaacacacactcacacacactcacacacacatacacacacatacacacacatacacacacacacacacacacacacacacacacacacacacacacacacccatttagtacagtgtggtgacctttgagagagaaataagggaTGTCTTAAACGGCAGCCAGCCTTCCACACCATTAACTTATCAGGCCTCAATACTGAATGACAGCGCACCAGAGAGTTAGAGATGGGGTGACAGGCCTTAAAAAGAGTGATAGAGAGTTAGAGATGGGGTGACAGGCCTTAAAAAGAGTGATAGGGAGTTAGAGACGGGGTGACAGGCCTTAAAAAGAGTGATAGAGAGTCTGTGGGTGGACATGTGCTGCTGTCATGTTGCATGGGCTGAAAAGCATCAGCTTGTTCCTGTacacagagtgtgagaaaaaaaaaagtgtgtaagtggaaaagaatgagagagtgtgtctgtgtgcgtgtgtgtgtgtgtgtgtg
Proteins encoded in this region:
- the septin5a gene encoding septin 5a isoform X1, translating into MDAMILQEKLVERLLCPRVRTARQKVVSDKQYVGFATLPNQVHRKSVKKGFDFTLMVAGESGLGKSTLVNSLFLTDLYKDRKLLNAEERINQTVEIIKHTVDIEEKGVKLKLTIVDTPGFGDAVNNNECWKPITDYIDQQFEQYFRDESGLNRKNILDNRVHCCLYFISPFGHGLRPVDVEFMKALHEKVNIVPLIAKADCLTPNEIKKLKDRVRDEIEKFGIKVYQFPECDSDEDEEFKQMDKELKECTPFAVIGSNTVVEARGQRVRGRLYPWGIVEVENQSHCDFVKLRNMLIRSHMHDLKDVTCDVHYENYRAHCIQEMTSKLAQDNRMDSPIPILPLPTPDLETERLIKMKDEELKRMQEMLEKMQQQMHEKDQ
- the septin5a gene encoding septin 5a isoform X2, which produces MDAMILQEKLVERLLCPRVRTARQKDKQYVGFATLPNQVHRKSVKKGFDFTLMVAGESGLGKSTLVNSLFLTDLYKDRKLLNAEERINQTVEIIKHTVDIEEKGVKLKLTIVDTPGFGDAVNNNECWKPITDYIDQQFEQYFRDESGLNRKNILDNRVHCCLYFISPFGHGLRPVDVEFMKALHEKVNIVPLIAKADCLTPNEIKKLKDRVRDEIEKFGIKVYQFPECDSDEDEEFKQMDKELKECTPFAVIGSNTVVEARGQRVRGRLYPWGIVEVENQSHCDFVKLRNMLIRSHMHDLKDVTCDVHYENYRAHCIQEMTSKLAQDNRMDSPIPILPLPTPDLETERLIKMKDEELKRMQEMLEKMQQQMHEKDQ